A window of Punica granatum isolate Tunisia-2019 chromosome 8, ASM765513v2, whole genome shotgun sequence genomic DNA:
TTGCCCTGTCACACTTCTGCGCCAATGGAAAAGAGAAGCTCAGAAATGGTACCCGCGCTTTCATGTGGAGATTTTACATGATTCTGCGCATGATATGGCTAACCAGAAGAGGCGAGGTAAATATAGTGAAAGTGATTATGATAGTGACGATTCAATTGACagtgatgaagaagaaaaattacaatctaagaacaaaaaaaactgGGATTCATTGATTAAACATGTTCTGGGGTCAGAATCTGGATTACTGATAACGACATATGAACAGCTCCGCCTGCTGGGGGATAAATTACTTGATATTGAATGGGGTTATACAGTTCTTGATGAGGGACACCGGATCCGAAATCCAAATGCAGAGATCACCCTTGTCTGCAAACAGCTGCAGACAGTGCACAGAATAATCATGACAGGGGCACCGATACAGAATAGGCTGTCAGAACTTTGGTCTCTGTTTGATTTTGTCTTCCCTGGAAAATTGGGTGTATTACCAGTATTTGAGGCAGAGTTTGCAGTCCCTATAACAGTTGGTGGTTATGCTAATGCTTCACCTTTACAAGTATCCACAGCTTACAGGTACTCATCGGAGCGTTTTGATGCTTGCTTGCATAGTATTTCTTCCTATTTTCTTTGCAAATAATTATTGATTTACAATAGTGTGTAGTCCGGTGATGGTTCAAAATTTTTTCTACTGGTAATTGATTACCTTGGAAAATCGTCAACTAGGGTTGTCCAACCTAACCGAGGGTGTTGTCCGGTCTGTTCTATATTGGTGGCTTGGTCCATAGCAATAGACAGTGCTTCACAAACTAAATTGTGCATATATCTTTTCTGCAGGTGTGCTGTGGTCTTGCGAGACTTAATCATGCCCTATCTTCTTCGTCGAATGAAAGCAGATGTGAGTGTGCAGCTCCCCAAGAAGACAGAGCATGTCCTTTTCTGCAGTCTCACTGCAGAGCAGCGCTCTGTTTATCGAGCATTCCTTGCTAGTTCTGATGTGGAACAAATATTAGATGGTAATCGGAGATCTCTTTATGGAATCGATGTTATGCGCAAGATATGCAATCACCCTGATCTGCTTGAGAGAGAACATTCTCAATCCAATCCAGACTACGGGAATCCTGAACGCAGCGGAAAGATGAAGGTTGTCGCTGAAGTTCTTAAGGTTTGGAAGGAGCAAGGTCACCGTGTTCTTCTCTTTGCTCAAACTCAGCAGATGCTAGATATTGTTGAGAATTTCTTGATCTCATGTGAATATAACTACAGAAGGATGGATGGTCTCACTCCGGTGAAACAGAGAATGGCTTTGATAGATGAATTTAACGACTCTAACGATGTGTTCATTTTTATACTTACAACCAAAGTTGGTGGTTTGGGGACTAATCTAACTGGCGCCGACAGAGTGATCATCTTTGATCCTGACTGGAATCCTTCAACTGATATGCAGGTACACCTGTTTAAGTCAAGACTCAAAAACTGCTTCTTGTTGTCCTTTTGCACTTGTAATTTTCCCTCTCAAATTGAAATAGAATCCATTGAAGCTTTACTGCAATTTTGGGGCAACTATGCCAGTATCCTTGGTGGGTATGATATACATGATAGCTAAATACTTGTCTGTCTTCTTCAGTGGGTCGTTTCTCAAAGGTTTTCTtccttatctttttctttttattttatccttAAAGGTTGGGAAGAAAAGATTTTCACCAATTAGTTCTAAAGATGATACCTTCAGCAACAATTGTTGGAGTATTCCCTATGCAGGGGTCCCCTCATGTCTATTAAATTCCTTTTATCTACCCAAGGTCTTCAAGCTCCCTCTCCATGgctgaaaataatatttgatgGCAATGTCGTCCTATGAAAAAGAGCATCTTTTGTTATGTAGGATCTGAATTTTCATGTCTCCTTGCCATTGTTAATTGGTAATCAAAGGCACCTCTCAAATGCAATTCTGCTAATTTTACAGATTATTTGGTGTAATTTTGAAATCTCTTATTAAGAGAATACGGAAATAAAGGTATATGTAACGAAATCCTCACAGATTTAGATGATTATAAAGGGGTTGGCAAAAGACAGTGTGAATATGTTTCAAAACTGTATAACCTTAACCAAATTGCATGTTGAAGTTTGCTGTTATCTGTTGTGTGAATAAGAAGTCTTACCTGTGATAAGTGCTTTTCCTTTGAGTGACAGGCTAGGGAGCGTGCCTGGCGTATTGGCCAAAAGCGGGATGTGACAGTATATAGATTGATCACACGTGGAACTATAGAGGAGAAAGTATATCACCGGCAGATTTATAAGCATTTTCTGACGAATAAAATTCTGAAGAACCCACAGCAAAGAAGATTCTTTAAAGCTCGTGACATGAAGGATCTTTTCATTCTAAATGATGAAGGAGATAGTGGAACCACTGAGACATCAAACATCTTCAGACAGTTGTCTGAAGATTTGGATGTCATCGGGGCCCAGAATGATAAGGACAGTAGCAGGAAGACTTCGCGAAGCGGTGCATCCAAGAAAGCTCAGTCCAGTAAGAACTACGCGGATGTAGGATCTTCAAGGATGAAAGGGAAGGAAAAGGCAGAAAAGACCAGCAACGAAGTTGATGGAGAAACTGATATTTTGAAGTCTCTCTTGGATGCCCATGGGATACATGTGAGCAATTCTCGTTTTCTCCCTTTGACTTCTTACTTagctgaaaaagaaaaaagcaagAGTGATTTATCGGGTCACAATTAGTGTAATCTGGAAAATAGTTATCCTAGTTCTACAAACAGTGCTATGGAAATTCCTGAGAGTTCCCATGTATGTCCTATTGAGTTCATCTCACTTGCATATTCTTACTTATTATGTTGTAATCTACTTCTCTCTTCAGAGTGCTGTGAACCACGATGTTATCATGAATGCGCACGACGGAGAGAAGCTAAGGCTGGAGGAGCAAGCTTCACAGGTTGCACAGAGAGCCGCAGAAGCATTGCGCCAATCAAGAATGCTCCGGAGCCATGAGAGCATCTCCATCCCCACATGGACTGGGAAATCAGGAGCAGCTGGGGCACCCATTTCTTCATCAAAAAAATTCGGCTCCACTGTATACTCCCAACTGATCAGGCACGACCCACCAATCAATGGAGTAACTGCGGGCGTTTCATCGGGGAAGGCATTGTCTTCCTCTGAGCTGCTCGCAAGGATTCGAGGGAACCAGGAGAGGGCTGTAGGGGCAGCCCTAGAGTCTCAGAATGGGAGGGTCCCCAACACAGGAGGGCCCTCCAGATCGTTCAGCTGCTCATCAAGCGTGCAGCCAGAAGTGTTGATCCGTCAGATCTGCACATACATTCAGCAGAGGGGCGGGAGTGCCAGCTCGGCGAGCATAGTGGAGCATTTCAAGGACAGAGTCCCTTCCAAGGATCTGCCCCTTTTCAAGAGCCTTCTGAAGGAGATAGCCTCCCTCCAGAAGAACCCTAATGGGTCGGTATGGGTTCTTAAAGCTGAATACCAACAGCAATAAGGTACATAGCCCAAGCTTCGCCTCCTTGCTCCGGCGATGAATGACCTTTGCTTTAGGTTCAAGTCCGTCAGGGGCTTTAAGTGTTTCCGTAGGACAGTTTTGTATGTTTTGGTTTCTCTCCATTATTTTGCCATTAGTGCAGTGGTGGGGAGGGTAGAAATGTCCAAGAAATTTTGTTTAGGgccaaaatttttttgttatacaGTGTACATATTCGGAGATTAAATACATCAGAAATTCCATTGTTGTGGACTTGGAAGTACTGGCTGGATGGGACTGCCTCTACACTTTGCGACCCTCGTCAGAATATTTGCCTTTGGATGCTGTTAAACTCAAACCGGTATCAGCAATTTCAATGGCAGAGCGGTCTAGACTAGTCAGATTGGTTATGGCTACCCTGGCGAGCCAGTAAAGTTGTAAACCTTCAGAATCGTGATTACTCTATGGAGTGCATTGTGATGGGGGGCGGCGACTCACAAGACCCGGATATATGCTTGGGCCATAACCCTTTAGTTAGGGCTTAGACTTCACTGGTTGGAACACCTCAATTTCCAAATCAAATGAGCTCCAATGTTTTCACTTCGTGGACGAAACAAAATCCGAAAAATGCGTTTTCACCAGAATACTCTGCAACTCCAATGGCCTAGTCCCTGAAATCAATCTCTTGCAACAGAAACCTGTTAGGTACTTCTTGACTTGATATGTGTGCTTGGGTTGCTCAGAAAGCTCAATTTAGAGATGAATTCTTTGAGCTCGAGCATCAGCAAGGACATGTAGAACTGCAGAAGGCGGAAGGACAGTCTCGAGTTACGATTTGTTTCCCGGAAATCACTGGAAAACCAGATGAGTCTCGCTTAGCTGAGCCTcggagaaaattttattggCTTTACTGCATTCTCATGAGGCCTGATGGAATTCGAGAACTAGCGATGCTTTTAGACAATCGTAATTAATGATCTGTTGTAATGAACTGTATCTCCTCACAGCCACATGAGTTTTACTACCATTCAAGTCTGATTAGTTCCTCGGGGTATCACATATAGCTCTAAATTTCATAGGCTAAATATCCGATAAATGAAATATACGAAAATTCATTTTGTACGTccatctttttatttattacaattttcCCCATATAATCTCTAGACGATGTGTCTCGCTCTTTGCATGCACCTGCATGTATGTTTTATTCACATTTTCATAAGATTAgaataattatttgttttgCCATCACgcttttcatttctttaatATCTCTGATGgtagaaaggaagagaagagagCCACGCCCCCAAGAGCAACGAGATAGAAAGACAAAGTATATCTCAAGAATCCACCCGAGATACACTAGGTCGAGAGAACGCAAATTTGAGTCACAACGGATAATTTCATTCACTCAAGAACACTTGCTTACATCCATATGAGGTCTCCTATTTATACTAATTTGGCCTAGACTCACACTTAGTTTAGATCCTTCTACACACTTCATCTCGGATTCTGCTCTGGCACCCTCTAGTAAATTCAATATAACTTCTTCTAGAAAACTCCGATTGATAAATTGTTTAATGTTCTGGAAACTAGACTTCCGGAGCTTTCCAGTGCTATCTAATTTGCCTTCATTTAGcgatgtgcttcagattgcagcccAACATGTATTTGAATTTTCGAGACCAAACGCGCATTCTAGAAGACTCCagaacaagaatttagcttaattagatattaagtttcctatattgctataatatagtttctcttaattagatattatttcttatattagcttgagtcagtaatcttaagtttcctattttaaattgtttccttattatattttaggaaagtaatctgcAGAATATtagatgtcagtttcctattctagagtcaagaggggtgtcttccctctatataaatatgcacctattgtaagatgagaagaaagacgaatttgataaatatttgaatgaaattgcttagagcgtttcttctctttcttatctaaacaagttacttgtttagtggcgaaaaccccgattcttatcgttcttccttgagcgtggcgaatcaacccgacttttcttactcgtggcgagttaTCTTATcaagtgagttttgttggttctaccatctacccttctttcttatcaagttctggttcgtgagcttatcatttggtatcagagcataagGTTCTattcttgttggccgagtgaaacacgtgtgatggagtggatttttgataaatatgcAAAGGTAATGGCTAAAAGCAACCCTGAACGAGTTTCAAGAGGGTTTACTTTCGACCAAGACTTGCCTCTCACTTTCTAGCAGACGCGAGAGGAGTTCATTGCACGGCTCGAGCGAGTGACCCAAGCCCTCGATAGTTCCGATGGAATAAGAAGACACCAATGGGTGCAGAAGCATTATCCCCCAAAGCGAATTCCGACTTTCAACGGAAGCATGAGCGCTGAGGAATACTTGGCGTGGATTTCAGATGTAGACTGATTCTTCGACTACTACAGCATCCCCGATGATGGAAGTCGAGTTGTTAGAGTTGTTTATTGGTTAAGGGGCAAAGCGTCTACTTGGTGGgggaaattggaaaataatcgtTTTCAAAATGGAAGGAATCTGGTATTTACGTGGAGACGCATGAAACAACTCTTAAAGCTCAGATTTTTTCCTTTGGGATACGAAGAATAATTATCATTTCTTTAATATCTCTTATGgcagaaaggaagagaagagagCCACGCCCCCAAGAGCAACGAGATAGAAAGACAAAGTATATCTCAAGAATCCACCCGAGATACACTAGGTCGAGAGAATGCAAATTTGAGTCACAATGGATAATTTCATTCACTCAAGAACACTTGCTTACATCCATATGAGGTCCCCTATTTATACTAATTTGACCTAGACTCACACTTAGTTTAGATCCTTCTACACACTTCATCTCGGATTCTGCTATGGCCCCCTCTAGTAAATTCAACATAACTTCTTCTAAAAAACTCCGATTGATAAATTGTTTAATGTTCTGGAAACTAGACTTCTGAAGCTTTCCAGTGCTATCTAATTTGCCTCCATTTAGTGACCGAATGACTTCAAAAAGATGCACATAAATGACCCATAATATTTTAGACTTCTAGAATTTGAACATTCTAGATTATTGCAATTATTACttactaattaataaaatttcccATCAATCTCACTCACCATTTGTAGTAAATTATTTTCACCGtgcaacatatataatttttgatagacctcttttctttttcctaaatattatTTGGCATGCGATATGTGTTGATTACTTATTTTCGACAATAAGAAGTTAACAAAAAGTTACCGTGTGATCTTAAATTATTCACTTTTGTTTGATCTTATAAAGTTTAACATTTTTGAAATAGACTTTAATACTAATCACTCGGATAAttgcaataattatttttcgttaaataatttttattgattttttcaaTGCCACATCAATATGAGGTACGATCATTTAAAATAttctctttatatatattactctTACTGCAGGCAGCTCTTATATTTGAAAGTGGAGGTGAGTAGAATTAAGAAAACACAAGATTagaaaaatgtgaaattaGGAATACGTGATTATATACTGTGCATTTTTCTAATCATGCTGCCTAATACATGGTATATAATcacattttcttaa
This region includes:
- the LOC116187802 gene encoding protein CHROMATIN REMODELING 8, with the translated sequence MEDGILLRTLGVTSANPEEIERHVIAEAEGQNDAGSRGSSEDGEPLDEDTLVKSKVVDPSSSAQTKLYNKLRAIEYEIDAVVSSVEQVKNAADNESRDRDDNDSPGAADKEDQTTVFQSSRNGFNLHHALAADRLRSLKQTKSQLEKELSELQEGQPSKAKEHDRLLRSFVKDEPSLKRKPKAVQKTDKKKEKRQKISSFNDDDDFDAVLDAASVGFVETERDELVRKGLFTPFHKLKGYERRIQEPGSSHRSDVSEHQDSSNDLASTSVDRIAQSMSEAAQARSATKLVDSEALPKLDPPTFPFQRLKTRVRPPRSPGREAGDSGKRKKRPLPDKKWRKAVSREDNRLGDGDSANDNSVTLSYEEEKQDDVDSEVIDSDQPPSVILEGGLKIPESMFSKLFDYQKVGVQWLWELHCQRAGGIIGDEMGLGKTVQVLSFLGALHFSNMYKPSIVVCPVTLLRQWKREAQKWYPRFHVEILHDSAHDMANQKRRGKYSESDYDSDDSIDSDEEEKLQSKNKKNWDSLIKHVLGSESGLLITTYEQLRLLGDKLLDIEWGYTVLDEGHRIRNPNAEITLVCKQLQTVHRIIMTGAPIQNRLSELWSLFDFVFPGKLGVLPVFEAEFAVPITVGGYANASPLQVSTAYRCAVVLRDLIMPYLLRRMKADVSVQLPKKTEHVLFCSLTAEQRSVYRAFLASSDVEQILDGNRRSLYGIDVMRKICNHPDLLEREHSQSNPDYGNPERSGKMKVVAEVLKVWKEQGHRVLLFAQTQQMLDIVENFLISCEYNYRRMDGLTPVKQRMALIDEFNDSNDVFIFILTTKVGGLGTNLTGADRVIIFDPDWNPSTDMQARERAWRIGQKRDVTVYRLITRGTIEEKVYHRQIYKHFLTNKILKNPQQRRFFKARDMKDLFILNDEGDSGTTETSNIFRQLSEDLDVIGAQNDKDSSRKTSRSGASKKAQSSKNYADVGSSRMKGKEKAEKTSNEVDGETDILKSLLDAHGIHSAVNHDVIMNAHDGEKLRLEEQASQVAQRAAEALRQSRMLRSHESISIPTWTGKSGAAGAPISSSKKFGSTVYSQLIRHDPPINGVTAGVSSGKALSSSELLARIRGNQERAVGAALESQNGRVPNTGGPSRSFSCSSSVQPEVLIRQICTYIQQRGGSASSASIVEHFKDRVPSKDLPLFKSLLKEIASLQKNPNGSVWVLKAEYQQQ